One genomic segment of Profundibacter amoris includes these proteins:
- a CDS encoding HAD family hydrolase, with product MGQVKAVIYDIGQVLIEWNPERFYDAAIGVYRRKALFAAVDLYGVNDQVDRGASFRDSFYALADRHPEYGDEIRMWHDRWLDMASPEIPWSVRLLRTIRAKGVPVFALSNFGIEPFETAMLHYPFFNEFDQKYVSGYLRMMKPDNDIYAALEAGCGLPPETLLFTDDRPENIQTAAKRGWGAHLFEGPEGWARALVDHGVLSEQEAGL from the coding sequence ATGGGGCAGGTTAAGGCTGTAATCTACGATATCGGTCAGGTGCTGATCGAATGGAACCCTGAACGGTTTTACGATGCTGCCATCGGAGTGTACCGTCGCAAGGCGCTGTTTGCGGCGGTTGATCTATACGGAGTGAACGATCAGGTGGACCGCGGCGCGTCGTTTCGCGATTCCTTTTATGCGCTGGCCGACAGGCACCCCGAATACGGCGATGAAATCCGCATGTGGCATGACCGCTGGCTGGATATGGCCAGCCCCGAAATCCCGTGGTCCGTGCGCCTGTTGCGCACCATTCGGGCTAAGGGGGTGCCGGTGTTTGCCCTGTCGAATTTTGGCATTGAACCGTTTGAAACCGCAATGCTGCACTATCCGTTTTTCAACGAATTCGATCAGAAATATGTGTCGGGCTATCTGCGGATGATGAAACCCGATAACGACATTTATGCCGCATTAGAGGCGGGTTGCGGCCTACCCCCCGAAACCCTGCTGTTCACCGATGACCGGCCCGAAAACATCCAAACCGCCGCAAAACGTGGATGGGGCGCGCATCTGTTTGAAGGGCCGGAAGGCTGGGCGCGGGCACTGGTTGATCACGGGGTGTTATCAGAGCAGGAGGCCGGATTATGA
- a CDS encoding phytanoyl-CoA dioxygenase family protein codes for MITDKQIADFQRDGVVKLNGVFADWVEVMAAGVARNLAKPGEYASENDVKQGRFFDDYCNWSRIPEFERIVRESPAAELAAKIMQSYSAQFFHDHVLVKESGTPTPTPWHQDGPYYFVEGEQTVSMWIPLDPVDKASLRFIAGSHKWDRMVRPVSWADDSDFYEGDHDWIPVPDPDADPDGMTVLEWPMQPGDAVLFDYRTVHGARGNMSGSTRRALSLRWVGDDARYVERQGRTSPPFPGHGMVTGQRLRQDWFPVIWGQS; via the coding sequence GTGATTACAGATAAACAGATTGCCGATTTTCAGCGTGACGGTGTGGTCAAGTTAAACGGAGTGTTTGCCGATTGGGTCGAAGTGATGGCTGCCGGTGTGGCGCGCAATCTGGCCAAACCCGGCGAATATGCGTCCGAGAATGACGTTAAACAGGGGCGGTTTTTTGACGATTACTGCAACTGGAGCCGCATCCCCGAATTTGAACGCATTGTGCGCGAAAGTCCGGCCGCCGAACTGGCCGCCAAGATCATGCAATCGTACAGCGCGCAATTCTTCCACGATCATGTTCTGGTCAAGGAAAGTGGCACGCCCACACCAACACCGTGGCATCAGGACGGCCCCTATTATTTCGTCGAGGGCGAACAGACCGTCAGCATGTGGATACCGCTTGACCCGGTGGATAAGGCCAGCCTGCGTTTCATCGCGGGATCGCACAAATGGGACCGCATGGTGCGCCCTGTCAGCTGGGCCGATGACAGCGATTTTTACGAGGGTGATCACGACTGGATTCCGGTGCCCGACCCCGATGCAGACCCCGACGGAATGACGGTTCTTGAATGGCCGATGCAACCGGGTGATGCGGTGTTGTTTGACTATCGCACGGTGCATGGCGCGCGCGGCAATATGTCGGGTAGCACCCGCCGCGCGCTATCGCTGCGCTGGGTCGGGGATGATGCGCGTTATGTGGAACGGCAGGGGCGCACATCTCCGCCCTTTCCCGGGCACGGGATGGTCACGGGGCAGCGCCTGCGCCAAGACTGGTTTCCGGTAATTTG
- a CDS encoding ornithine cyclodeaminase family protein — MTFEIIGFDEGQASLDWNDLGAALTRAHRLPKAEIADTLLYRGKDTLLSRAAWIVGLGLATKAATIFPDNPAQGKPVVNGAVNLFSDDTGELEALIDFHLVTKWKTAGDSLLAARHLARPDSRNILIVGAGTVGRSLREAYGAGFPDASFTVWNRTPEGARKMASEYPDTRAVDDLEAAVRAADIVTSATMATEPLIMGDWLQVGQHIDLIGAYRPDMREADDTAIERARLFVDSRDTTIDHIGELMMPIASGALTHSDVIADFYDLATGAFTRNDDNEITLFKNGGGAHLDLMVSRYILDAWRGR; from the coding sequence ATGACGTTTGAGATCATCGGATTTGACGAAGGCCAAGCGTCGCTGGACTGGAACGATCTGGGCGCGGCTTTGACCAGGGCGCACAGACTGCCAAAGGCCGAAATCGCCGACACGCTGCTTTATCGGGGAAAGGATACGCTGCTTTCACGGGCCGCGTGGATCGTCGGGCTGGGGCTGGCAACCAAGGCGGCGACGATCTTTCCCGACAATCCGGCGCAGGGCAAGCCCGTGGTCAACGGCGCTGTGAACCTGTTTTCGGACGATACCGGCGAGTTGGAAGCCCTGATAGATTTCCATCTGGTGACCAAATGGAAAACGGCAGGCGACAGTCTGCTTGCAGCCAGACATCTGGCCCGCCCCGACAGCCGCAATATCCTGATTGTCGGTGCTGGCACTGTGGGCCGGTCCCTGCGCGAAGCCTATGGGGCTGGCTTTCCAGATGCCAGCTTCACCGTCTGGAACCGCACACCAGAAGGGGCGCGAAAAATGGCCTCGGAATACCCCGACACCCGCGCTGTGGATGATCTGGAAGCAGCGGTCAGGGCGGCGGATATTGTCACCTCGGCCACGATGGCCACCGAACCGCTGATTATGGGCGACTGGTTGCAGGTGGGCCAGCACATCGACCTGATCGGCGCCTATCGCCCCGACATGCGCGAGGCCGATGATACCGCCATCGAGCGGGCGCGGCTGTTTGTGGACAGTCGCGATACAACAATAGACCATATCGGCGAGTTGATGATGCCGATTGCCAGCGGGGCTTTGACGCACAGTGATGTGATCGCCGATTTCTATGACTTGGCAACAGGTGCATTTACACGCAATGATGATAACGAGATTACATTGTTCAAGAACGGCGGCGGGGCACATCTGGATTTGATGGTCAGCCGCTATATTCTGGATGCTTGGAGGGGCCGGTGA